A DNA window from Niabella yanshanensis contains the following coding sequences:
- the yidC gene encoding membrane protein insertase YidC, which yields MKFDRNTVIGFSLLAVLFIFYFVYNSKQQTAARAEQARQDSIAKAMQPKVDSAALRLNALKADSQLNVTRAGMFQQAASGQEQLVFAENNVFKVAFTNKGGQPKYVELKNFKNAETQQPVRLAAADFNKISYAINTAANQSSQTADLFFSNGKVEQGPSGAQLVSFELRGGDSAQSNTYITHQYIIYPDAYKIDLNISLTQPAQLLTQGNLNLLWQYEAHQQEADIEFEKQNTQVGYMEDGSFDYHTIGKTNIVEFGKSVDWVGVRQRFFNTFLIAKNKFSGGKMEWSMPESNGHIVSQSTANMRVSVNPAATATVPLSLFYGPSDYNILKKEGGGLSKLVNLGQGIYAFVRPLNQFVVIPIFNFFKGFVSSYGIIIALLTLIIRLLISPLNYSSYLSGAKMKALRPEIAKLKEKHGDDQQAMSMDQMKLFREAGVNPLGGCIPALLQIPIFFALYSFFSANVDLRGVDFLWTNDLSAYDAPIKFGFNIPLLGDHLSLFTIAAVVTSLLISLYSMSMTPDQNNPMMKYMPYIMPIFLLFIFNKLPSALTWYYTVSNIITLVLQFIIQNYIIDHDKILAKIEANRKKPKGKSKWQERLEQMQEQQKQMQQRQNKK from the coding sequence ATGAAGTTTGATCGTAATACCGTCATCGGTTTTTCTCTGTTGGCGGTGCTTTTTATCTTTTATTTTGTTTACAATTCAAAACAGCAGACTGCTGCCCGTGCAGAGCAGGCCAGGCAAGATTCTATAGCAAAGGCCATGCAGCCTAAAGTAGATTCTGCAGCCTTGCGTTTAAACGCCTTAAAAGCTGATTCTCAGCTTAATGTTACACGGGCAGGGATGTTTCAACAAGCTGCCAGTGGGCAGGAGCAACTGGTTTTTGCAGAAAACAATGTGTTTAAAGTAGCTTTTACCAACAAAGGTGGGCAGCCTAAATATGTAGAGCTTAAAAACTTTAAAAATGCCGAGACGCAGCAACCGGTCAGGTTGGCAGCAGCAGATTTTAATAAGATCAGCTACGCCATTAACACAGCCGCTAATCAGAGCTCACAAACCGCTGATTTATTTTTCAGCAACGGTAAAGTAGAGCAGGGACCTTCAGGTGCCCAGTTGGTTAGTTTTGAGCTGAGAGGCGGCGATAGTGCTCAAAGTAACACCTATATTACCCACCAGTATATCATTTACCCGGATGCGTATAAAATTGACCTTAATATATCTTTGACCCAGCCCGCACAGTTGCTTACACAGGGAAATCTTAATCTTTTATGGCAGTACGAGGCACACCAGCAGGAAGCTGATATAGAGTTTGAAAAGCAAAACACTCAGGTAGGTTACATGGAAGATGGTAGCTTTGACTATCATACCATCGGGAAAACGAATATTGTTGAGTTTGGAAAATCTGTAGACTGGGTAGGTGTGAGACAACGTTTTTTCAATACCTTTCTGATAGCAAAGAACAAGTTTTCGGGTGGTAAAATGGAATGGAGCATGCCTGAGAGTAACGGCCATATTGTTTCTCAGTCCACTGCTAATATGCGGGTATCTGTAAACCCGGCTGCTACTGCAACTGTACCTTTAAGCTTGTTTTATGGGCCTTCCGACTATAATATCCTGAAAAAAGAAGGCGGCGGGTTGAGCAAGCTTGTCAACTTAGGACAGGGTATTTATGCCTTTGTAAGACCTTTGAACCAGTTTGTGGTGATCCCGATCTTTAATTTCTTTAAGGGTTTTGTATCCAGCTATGGTATTATTATCGCGTTGCTTACGCTTATTATCAGGCTTCTGATCTCCCCGTTAAACTATAGCAGCTATTTAAGTGGTGCCAAAATGAAGGCATTAAGACCGGAAATTGCTAAGCTAAAAGAGAAGCATGGAGATGATCAGCAGGCGATGAGCATGGATCAGATGAAATTGTTCAGGGAAGCTGGTGTAAATCCTTTAGGAGGCTGTATCCCTGCTTTATTGCAAATCCCTATCTTCTTCGCCTTATATAGTTTTTTCAGCGCCAATGTAGATTTGAGAGGGGTTGATTTCTTATGGACGAATGACCTTTCCGCGTATGATGCACCTATTAAATTTGGATTTAACATACCGTTGTTAGGAGATCATTTGAGTTTATTTACCATTGCGGCAGTAGTAACCAGCTTGTTAATTTCGTTATATAGTATGAGCATGACACCGGATCAGAACAATCCGATGATGAAGTACATGCCTTATATCATGCCTATATTCCTGTTGTTTATCTTTAATAAGCTTCCATCGGCACTTACCTGGTATTATACAGTATCCAATATAATTACACTGGTATTGCAGTTTATCATCCAGAACTATATTATCGATCATGATAAAATTCTTGCAAAAATTGAGGCCAATCGTAAAAAGCCAAAGGGAAAGTCTAAATGGCAGGAGCGGCTGGAGCAAATGCAGGAGCAGCAGAAGCAAATGCAACAAAGACAAAATAAGAAATAA
- a CDS encoding C1 family peptidase yields MPIRMTDDPNGEDNDYNNDRGGGGSGSGSGAGLFALLPLLLSLFRGKKIIFLLVIGAALWFFMGRGGGGCGNLNIGDVAQQLFSQSGYSYNPNEFNKASIYEGLEDNNSKNPLPEAVSLLRFAPRRGDQGEQGSCVAWSSAYAAQTILTAAATGKDPNAITFSPSYLYNQIRLGDDCQGSYIQRAMQAMKANGGVPISQYPYSDQDCTRTPDGSAIQSGRQNLIHGFTRLTEGDNLNQISVRAVKEHLSKDAPVVIGMMVGQSFMQGMMGRDLWQPQGADQSQVGLGGHAMCVIGYDDKKYGGAFQIMNSWSPQWGNNGNAWVRYGDFKEYVREAYGIDPLPKSSAVATLPLECNIGLVDNSNKQYIKLKSTGNNTFQTASPIAIGTRFKMEVKNSNECYIYIFGLETNGTSYVLFPYLKPGETVSKHAPYCGITGYRLFPKSQSLEADNTGTRDYIAIVTSKKELSYNLVNEAINNSTQSNFAAKVNEALKNSLAPSSQTATADGRIYFKVNANPNQAVATIVAFDKK; encoded by the coding sequence ATGCCTATAAGAATGACTGATGATCCTAATGGAGAGGACAATGACTACAACAATGACCGGGGTGGCGGGGGCTCCGGATCCGGCAGCGGTGCGGGCCTTTTTGCCCTCCTTCCCTTGCTATTGAGCTTATTCAGAGGCAAAAAGATCATATTCCTTTTGGTAATCGGCGCCGCACTTTGGTTTTTTATGGGCCGCGGAGGTGGTGGTTGCGGCAACCTGAATATAGGCGACGTAGCACAACAACTGTTTTCGCAAAGCGGCTACAGTTATAATCCTAACGAATTCAACAAGGCCTCTATTTATGAAGGGCTGGAAGATAATAACAGCAAAAATCCTTTACCCGAAGCCGTATCATTACTTCGCTTTGCTCCACGCCGTGGCGACCAGGGTGAACAAGGCAGTTGTGTTGCCTGGAGCAGCGCCTATGCCGCACAAACCATTTTGACTGCAGCGGCAACTGGGAAAGACCCTAATGCGATTACCTTCAGTCCTTCTTACCTGTACAATCAGATCCGACTGGGAGACGATTGCCAGGGTTCTTATATACAACGTGCCATGCAGGCCATGAAGGCCAATGGAGGTGTTCCGATTAGCCAATACCCTTACAGCGACCAGGACTGTACGCGTACGCCGGATGGTAGCGCTATACAATCGGGCAGACAAAACCTGATTCATGGCTTTACCCGGTTAACGGAAGGTGACAATTTAAACCAGATCAGTGTTCGCGCAGTAAAAGAGCATCTTTCAAAAGATGCACCCGTAGTTATAGGAATGATGGTAGGACAAAGTTTTATGCAGGGTATGATGGGCAGGGATCTATGGCAGCCTCAAGGCGCAGACCAATCGCAGGTAGGATTAGGTGGCCATGCCATGTGTGTAATAGGATATGACGATAAGAAATACGGAGGGGCTTTCCAGATCATGAATAGCTGGTCGCCCCAGTGGGGAAATAACGGTAATGCCTGGGTACGTTACGGTGACTTTAAAGAATATGTACGCGAAGCCTACGGAATAGACCCACTGCCTAAATCATCGGCGGTTGCTACTTTACCCCTGGAATGCAATATTGGCCTGGTTGATAATTCCAATAAACAATATATCAAACTCAAATCCACGGGCAACAACACTTTCCAAACAGCCTCACCGATAGCAATAGGCACCCGCTTCAAAATGGAAGTAAAAAACTCCAACGAATGCTATATCTATATTTTCGGGCTGGAAACGAATGGAACCAGCTACGTACTGTTTCCCTACCTAAAACCAGGAGAAACGGTATCCAAACACGCACCTTACTGCGGTATTACCGGCTACCGCCTGTTTCCGAAATCTCAGTCACTTGAAGCAGATAACACAGGCACCCGGGATTATATAGCCATTGTCACCAGTAAAAAGGAACTAAGCTATAACCTCGTAAATGAGGCCATTAATAACAGCACGCAGAGCAATTTTGCAGCTAAAGTAAACGAGGCTTTGAAGAACTCCCTGGCCCCATCAAGCCAAACAGCTACGGCTGACGGCAGAATTTATTTTAAAGTGAATGCCAATCCCAACCAGGCGGTAGCGACAATCGTTGCGTTTGATAAAAAATAA
- a CDS encoding heavy metal translocating P-type ATPase — protein sequence MSNIPVYTPTTCYHCGDTCNDTHLKIDEKAFCCAGCKLVYEILNENNLCTYYDLNVHPGRQQLQQKRKNRFAYLDKEEIISQLVSFSDGQQSHITFQVPQIHCSSCLWLLEHLDRLQPGILSTRVNFVKKEVFVIFDNLKTTLREVVETMNAIGYEPYLSLGATQSGRKVSYSRVTQISIAGFCFANIMMLSLPEYFSVTNYLQEKTGTAFRYIALLLSLPVFFYCSREFFSNAYSSIKTRYLNIDSSIALAILLTFGRSLYNLFVLDGNTYFDSMSGIVFFMLVGRWAQDRTQQSLIFDRDYRSFFPIAVNVKRSSGIEPVMIHELKEKDIIEVFDQEIIPADAILAKGRALIDYSFVTGESLPKPIEPGSLIYAGGKQLGGRIELMVLKKSDQGYLTNLWNKEGKRDSAANSNLHRISNYFTLVVFALTLTSAIFWLTQGAYTTMWNALTTTLIVACPCALLLASTFTNGNVMRILSRSGIFLKNSDVISDMAGITHVVLDKTGTITINKNFHVSYKGKTLTEADKELIASLCRHSTHPLSKAIFDHLKTMPLHPVDSFSNVPGKGIEGWVNDRHIKIGNKVFVQPGATDSEAVNTSKVFVWMDGVVPGVFELENIYRPGLATLLQNLRKKCSLSILSGDNSAESARLSSMTGGCKDIYFNQSPEDKYNYVTELQAKGAKVLMAGDGLNDAGALRKSDVGIAVMEGSNSFTPASDVIISGTVLPQLTSILAFTQKAKRIILISFIISVFYNIIGLYFALQGLLAPVIAAILMPASTISIILITFLLSEWYSRNLARL from the coding sequence TTGAGCAACATACCGGTCTATACTCCAACAACCTGTTATCATTGCGGCGATACCTGCAATGATACCCATCTTAAAATCGATGAAAAAGCTTTTTGTTGTGCCGGATGTAAACTCGTATATGAAATACTTAACGAAAACAACCTTTGCACCTACTACGATTTAAATGTTCACCCGGGGCGCCAGCAATTACAGCAGAAACGAAAGAACAGATTTGCCTACCTGGATAAAGAGGAAATTATCAGCCAGCTGGTTTCTTTTTCCGACGGGCAGCAATCTCATATAACCTTCCAGGTACCACAAATACATTGCAGCAGCTGTCTTTGGCTGCTGGAGCACCTGGATCGGCTTCAACCCGGTATTTTATCGACCCGGGTCAACTTTGTAAAGAAAGAGGTCTTTGTAATTTTTGACAACCTTAAGACTACCCTAAGAGAGGTAGTCGAGACGATGAATGCTATTGGATACGAACCTTATCTTAGCCTGGGCGCTACTCAATCAGGTCGCAAGGTTAGCTATTCACGTGTAACCCAAATAAGCATTGCGGGATTCTGTTTCGCTAATATTATGATGCTGAGCCTGCCCGAATATTTTTCTGTAACCAATTACCTGCAGGAGAAAACAGGAACGGCATTCCGTTATATAGCACTGCTGCTCTCCCTCCCGGTATTCTTTTATTGTTCCAGGGAATTTTTCAGCAATGCTTACAGCTCCATCAAAACAAGGTACTTAAACATAGACAGTTCTATCGCCCTGGCGATCCTGCTCACTTTTGGCCGGAGTCTTTATAATCTATTTGTATTGGATGGCAATACGTATTTCGATAGCATGAGTGGCATCGTTTTCTTTATGCTGGTAGGTAGATGGGCGCAGGACCGGACCCAGCAATCGCTGATTTTCGACAGGGATTACAGGTCTTTCTTCCCTATTGCCGTTAACGTAAAACGAAGCAGCGGCATTGAGCCTGTAATGATCCATGAGCTAAAAGAAAAAGATATTATAGAAGTGTTTGACCAGGAAATCATACCCGCCGATGCTATTTTAGCCAAAGGCAGGGCGCTAATCGACTATAGTTTTGTTACAGGTGAAAGTCTTCCCAAGCCAATAGAACCTGGTTCGCTGATTTACGCAGGAGGAAAGCAGTTAGGTGGGCGCATTGAATTAATGGTTTTAAAAAAATCGGACCAGGGCTACCTCACCAATCTTTGGAACAAGGAAGGCAAAAGAGATTCGGCAGCAAATAGTAATCTCCACCGTATCAGTAATTACTTTACCCTGGTTGTCTTTGCGCTAACCCTTACCAGCGCCATATTCTGGCTGACCCAGGGAGCTTATACTACTATGTGGAATGCGCTAACAACCACCTTAATTGTAGCCTGTCCCTGTGCCCTGCTCCTGGCATCTACCTTTACCAATGGCAACGTAATGCGCATACTAAGCCGGTCGGGGATCTTTCTGAAAAACTCTGATGTGATCAGCGATATGGCAGGCATTACCCACGTGGTATTGGATAAAACGGGTACCATCACCATTAATAAAAACTTCCATGTGAGCTACAAAGGTAAAACACTGACGGAAGCAGATAAAGAATTGATCGCCTCCCTCTGCCGGCATTCTACGCACCCCTTAAGCAAGGCGATATTCGATCACTTAAAAACAATGCCCCTCCATCCCGTTGATAGCTTCAGCAATGTACCGGGGAAAGGCATTGAGGGATGGGTCAATGACCGGCATATCAAAATCGGTAATAAGGTATTTGTTCAGCCAGGAGCTACGGATTCTGAAGCTGTTAATACCAGCAAAGTTTTTGTGTGGATGGATGGTGTTGTACCGGGGGTATTTGAACTGGAGAATATATACCGCCCGGGCCTTGCTACCCTATTACAAAACCTGAGAAAAAAATGCTCGCTATCCATTTTAAGCGGCGATAACAGTGCCGAAAGCGCCCGGCTAAGTTCCATGACCGGGGGGTGCAAGGATATCTATTTTAATCAATCGCCCGAAGACAAATATAATTATGTCACCGAATTGCAGGCAAAGGGTGCAAAGGTGCTGATGGCGGGCGACGGTTTGAATGATGCGGGAGCGCTTCGGAAAAGTGACGTAGGTATAGCCGTTATGGAAGGCAGTAATTCTTTTACGCCCGCATCAGATGTTATCATCAGCGGAACGGTATTGCCCCAGCTTACATCCATCCTGGCTTTCACCCAAAAAGCCAAACGCATCATCCTTATCAGTTTTATCATATCTGTTTTTTATAATATCATTGGTCTCTACTTTGCTTTGCAAGGCTTGTTGGCGCCGGTGATTGCCGCTATTTTGATGCCCGCCAGTACAATTAGTATTATCCTTATTACATTCCTACTATCAGAATGGTATAGCAGGAACCTAGCCCGCCTGTAA
- the ccoS gene encoding cbb3-type cytochrome oxidase assembly protein CcoS produces MSIIVITAIASLLIAGVFLAALVWSIKDGQYEDDYAPPNRILFDENNTKNK; encoded by the coding sequence ATGAGCATCATTGTTATTACAGCTATTGCCAGTTTATTAATTGCGGGAGTTTTCCTGGCAGCACTGGTATGGAGTATTAAAGACGGACAATATGAAGATGATTATGCGCCTCCCAACCGCATACTATTTGATGAAAACAATACAAAAAACAAATAA
- the ccoN gene encoding cytochrome-c oxidase, cbb3-type subunit I, translating to MELEKFSYDNKIPKMFAIATVTWGVVGMLAGVLAAFQLAFPALNFSLEFTTFGRVRPVHTNAVIFAFVGNAIFTAVYYSMPRLLKTPMWSNALSKIHFWGWQLIIVAAAATLLAGFTTSKEYAELEWPIDIAITLIWVLFGINMMGTILTRRERHLYVAIWFYLGSWVTVALLHIVNSFEMPVSGLKSYSWYAGVQDALVQWWYGHNAVAFFLTTPFLGMMYYFLPKAANRPIYSYRLSIVHFWSLIFIYIWAGPHHLLYTALPEWAQSLGTALSIMLLLPSWGGMLNGLFTLRGAWDKVREDPVLKFIVVAVICYGMATFEGPMLSLKNVNAISHYSDWTVAHVHIGALGWNGFLTFGMMYWLIPKMFNTTLFSRKLAGTHFLIGTLGIILYAVPMYWAAFRSYFMMSAFTPEGQLQYQFIDVVQQMVPFYALRAIGGTIYLIGVFLMVYNLIKTAKKGTFIASEEASAAPLTKSYKAPAKAHWHSKIERKPVMLLVLSLIVVAIGGMVEMVPTFLVKENVPTITSVKPYTPLELHGRDIYIQEGCNNCHTQMIRPFRHEVARYGEYSKAGEFVYDHPHLWGSKRTGPDLARIGSKYPDSWHFNHMLDPTSMAPGSVMPPYPWLFEKTINTGATNSKIHAMRKLGVPYKEGYEAEAVNDLKKQAEEITKRLEKEKIKIMSDKQIVALIAYLQRLGTDIKSEAPTTK from the coding sequence ATGGAGTTAGAAAAATTTAGTTACGACAACAAAATCCCTAAAATGTTTGCTATTGCCACCGTCACCTGGGGTGTGGTGGGTATGCTGGCAGGGGTGCTGGCTGCTTTTCAACTGGCCTTTCCTGCTTTAAATTTCAGTTTGGAGTTTACCACTTTTGGCCGTGTTCGCCCGGTGCATACGAACGCTGTTATTTTTGCCTTTGTTGGTAATGCCATTTTTACTGCTGTGTATTACTCCATGCCGCGGCTGTTAAAAACACCTATGTGGAGCAATGCGCTCAGCAAAATTCATTTCTGGGGCTGGCAATTGATTATTGTTGCCGCTGCCGCCACGCTGCTTGCCGGATTTACAACATCAAAAGAATATGCTGAACTGGAATGGCCTATTGATATTGCCATTACGCTGATATGGGTATTGTTTGGTATCAATATGATGGGCACCATTCTTACCCGGAGAGAAAGACACTTATATGTGGCCATCTGGTTCTACCTGGGTTCCTGGGTAACCGTTGCCTTGTTACATATTGTCAACTCCTTCGAAATGCCGGTGTCTGGCCTTAAAAGCTACTCCTGGTATGCCGGAGTGCAGGATGCATTGGTACAATGGTGGTACGGGCATAACGCGGTAGCCTTTTTTCTTACCACTCCTTTCCTGGGAATGATGTACTACTTCCTGCCTAAAGCGGCTAACCGTCCTATCTATTCGTACCGGTTGAGCATTGTACACTTCTGGAGCCTGATTTTCATCTATATATGGGCCGGACCTCACCACCTGTTGTATACTGCATTACCGGAGTGGGCTCAATCTTTAGGAACAGCGCTTTCTATCATGCTTTTGTTGCCCAGCTGGGGTGGTATGCTGAACGGGTTATTTACTCTGCGAGGCGCCTGGGATAAAGTACGTGAAGATCCTGTTTTAAAATTTATAGTTGTGGCGGTGATCTGCTATGGTATGGCTACGTTTGAAGGCCCTATGCTTTCATTGAAAAACGTGAATGCCATTTCGCATTATAGCGACTGGACTGTTGCTCACGTACACATTGGAGCACTGGGCTGGAACGGCTTTTTAACATTTGGTATGATGTATTGGCTGATACCCAAAATGTTCAATACCACCCTGTTCTCCAGGAAACTGGCAGGCACTCACTTTTTGATCGGCACATTAGGTATTATTTTGTATGCGGTACCTATGTATTGGGCAGCTTTCAGAAGCTATTTTATGATGAGCGCCTTTACTCCCGAAGGCCAGCTACAATACCAGTTTATTGATGTGGTACAACAAATGGTTCCTTTTTATGCACTGCGGGCAATTGGCGGTACCATTTATTTAATAGGTGTTTTTTTGATGGTGTACAACCTTATCAAAACCGCTAAGAAGGGAACATTTATAGCCAGCGAAGAGGCCAGTGCGGCTCCTTTAACGAAGAGCTATAAAGCGCCCGCCAAAGCACACTGGCACTCCAAAATAGAACGCAAGCCGGTTATGCTTTTAGTGTTAAGCTTAATAGTGGTAGCTATCGGGGGAATGGTAGAAATGGTGCCCACCTTCCTTGTAAAAGAAAATGTGCCTACTATCACCAGCGTCAAACCCTATACACCGCTTGAATTACATGGGCGTGATATTTATATACAGGAGGGCTGTAACAACTGTCACACGCAAATGATCCGGCCATTCCGGCATGAAGTAGCCCGCTATGGAGAGTACTCGAAAGCAGGAGAATTTGTTTATGACCATCCACATCTTTGGGGTAGTAAACGTACCGGCCCAGATCTGGCGCGCATCGGCAGCAAATACCCCGACAGCTGGCATTTCAATCACATGCTCGATCCAACGTCAATGGCTCCGGGATCTGTAATGCCACCTTACCCCTGGTTATTTGAAAAAACGATCAATACCGGTGCTACCAATTCCAAGATTCATGCCATGCGTAAGCTGGGTGTGCCTTATAAAGAAGGTTACGAAGCCGAGGCTGTGAACGATCTGAAAAAACAGGCAGAAGAGATCACTAAAAGATTAGAAAAAGAAAAGATCAAAATCATGAGCGATAAGCAGATTGTTGCCCTGATCGCCTACCTGCAAAGACTAGGCACAGATATCAAAAGCGAAGCGCCTACAACTAAATAA
- a CDS encoding CcoQ/FixQ family Cbb3-type cytochrome c oxidase assembly chaperone — MKFINYLEKISGVSIYPVVSLLLFTAVFVLVIIYAMRASRDTIAEMENIPLDDQ; from the coding sequence ATGAAATTCATTAATTATCTCGAAAAAATAAGCGGTGTTAGCATATACCCTGTCGTTTCGTTACTACTGTTCACGGCCGTTTTTGTATTGGTGATCATCTATGCCATGAGAGCCAGCCGCGACACCATAGCTGAAATGGAAAATATACCTCTTGATGATCAATAA
- a CDS encoding cbb3-type cytochrome c oxidase N-terminal domain-containing protein — MKKLQTTKTTTLFILLLFAGAAPLTAQNTSGAPTSSFTLDANAVLIFAIALLAMVIGVLGYTLSASLDLYKKRKNDKNTTGQVVKSLLAGFLSLGALQAFGQDGSEAAAPVTGVFSDVHIFRYLLLGIITLELITIFALVYWIRFFTGIEELQREKGAERKTKLKDASSWWSRVNKLKPMEEEASLDVGHSYDGIKELDNVTPPWFTIAFIASIVFGIGYLWHYHVSKAGPNQYEEYEIAVTKANLEKEAYMKLKGDAINENTVTMLDATGVDAGKALYTSNCSACHGNAGQGGVGPNLTDDYWLHGGSIGDIFKTIKLGVVEKGMMSWKDVFSAEQIAQLASYIKSTQGSKPAGAKEPQGELYKETPKTQNADPVKTDSAQTAKL; from the coding sequence ATGAAAAAACTTCAAACAACAAAAACAACAACTCTATTCATACTTCTCCTTTTTGCAGGCGCAGCTCCATTAACAGCACAAAATACATCTGGAGCTCCTACCTCCTCTTTTACACTGGATGCAAACGCAGTGTTGATATTTGCTATAGCCCTGCTGGCAATGGTTATAGGAGTTTTGGGCTACACGCTAAGCGCCTCCCTCGATCTGTATAAAAAAAGAAAAAACGATAAAAACACCACCGGGCAGGTTGTAAAATCTTTACTCGCAGGCTTTCTTTCATTAGGTGCTTTACAGGCATTTGGGCAGGATGGCAGCGAAGCCGCAGCACCGGTGACCGGCGTTTTCTCCGACGTCCATATATTCAGGTACCTGCTGTTGGGTATCATAACGCTGGAGCTCATTACCATATTTGCACTGGTGTACTGGATACGCTTTTTCACAGGCATTGAAGAGCTTCAAAGAGAAAAAGGGGCTGAGCGCAAAACCAAACTAAAAGATGCCTCTTCGTGGTGGAGCCGTGTCAATAAGCTGAAACCGATGGAGGAAGAAGCTTCCTTGGATGTAGGTCATAGTTATGACGGCATTAAAGAGCTGGACAATGTAACGCCACCCTGGTTCACCATTGCCTTTATTGCTTCTATTGTTTTCGGTATCGGATACTTATGGCATTATCATGTATCCAAAGCCGGGCCCAACCAATATGAAGAATATGAAATTGCAGTAACCAAAGCAAATCTTGAAAAGGAAGCGTACATGAAATTAAAAGGAGACGCCATCAATGAAAATACCGTAACTATGCTGGATGCTACAGGTGTTGATGCTGGAAAAGCACTATATACCAGCAACTGCTCTGCCTGTCATGGCAATGCCGGCCAGGGCGGCGTAGGACCCAATTTAACCGACGACTACTGGTTACATGGCGGCAGTATTGGTGATATTTTTAAAACGATCAAATTAGGTGTGGTAGAAAAAGGGATGATGAGCTGGAAGGATGTTTTTTCTGCTGAACAAATTGCGCAATTAGCCAGCTATATCAAATCCACACAAGGCAGCAAACCTGCAGGTGCTAAGGAGCCGCAAGGTGAGTTGTATAAAGAAACGCCCAAAACACAAAATGCTGATCCCGTTAAAACAGATAGCGCACAAACGGCAAAACTGTAA